A region of Sulfurimonas sp. DNA encodes the following proteins:
- a CDS encoding TonB-dependent receptor, with product MINKKKMTLSLITSLLLNTQIIANDVTEMEKLTVTAQKSEENAQKVPISISVFNDTAIEDKSISTLDDIAKYTPGLLLFNTGQEGLTSPSIRGIGANILSYSSPVSLYVDGVPTMNSFGFTDLLGDVQRIEVLKGPQGTLYGKNSEVGVINVITKKPDNETRAKVYTTLGNNGRVNIGANLSGAIIKDTLYLGVSLAHNEKDGFIKNIATGKYVNHKKNNYGKIYLRYTPTDNLEISVIASKSKNDNGAHDWASARDGVPEVSSNLEGSSSPETENMALKIDYSISSSSSIKSITTKRKHTDVATVDTDFTQQTIRHLYKDYEFNTISQEFRYEAKLSDIKMVSGVYFDKEDNDIYIKSITMFDPTGSRGKPQNLSSHSIGVFGNIIYPFADSWSLNTGIRYDKEDKSIEVKSTNIQLNKSWSHISPKISLQYTFDKSSMTYITIANGYRAGGFNPHATQNKKSYDEESLLSYELGYKGMFFSNTIKFNASAYYMSINDMQVEETLIPGIVYMVNAASATSKGVELEFEALLNSEFTFFANGGFNDTTFDKFTDHTGDYSGNTNPYAPKYNFNLGTQYRNSSGYYGRVDLNGYGKTYFDKANKYYQDAYELVNIKIGYEAEHYDIYLYADNLFDKEHNAPGAYFRGTTTIFKQEREVGIKLAYRY from the coding sequence GTGATAAACAAAAAGAAAATGACACTATCGTTAATAACAAGTCTCTTGTTAAATACTCAAATCATTGCAAATGATGTAACAGAAATGGAAAAGTTAACCGTTACAGCTCAAAAAAGTGAAGAAAATGCACAAAAAGTACCTATTAGTATCTCAGTATTTAATGATACTGCAATAGAAGATAAATCAATATCAACACTCGATGATATCGCTAAATATACTCCAGGATTATTACTTTTTAATACAGGACAAGAGGGATTAACCTCTCCATCTATAAGAGGTATTGGAGCGAATATTTTATCTTATTCAAGTCCTGTTAGTCTTTATGTTGATGGTGTACCAACAATGAATAGTTTTGGTTTTACTGATTTATTAGGAGATGTTCAAAGGATTGAAGTTCTAAAAGGTCCACAAGGAACACTTTATGGAAAAAACTCTGAAGTTGGAGTCATTAATGTTATAACAAAAAAACCAGATAATGAAACAAGAGCAAAGGTTTATACAACACTCGGAAATAATGGAAGAGTTAATATTGGTGCTAATTTATCTGGAGCTATCATAAAAGACACATTGTACCTTGGTGTCTCTTTAGCACATAATGAAAAAGATGGTTTCATTAAAAATATAGCCACTGGCAAATATGTAAATCACAAAAAAAATAATTATGGAAAAATATATTTACGATATACACCAACAGACAACTTAGAAATATCAGTAATAGCTTCTAAAAGTAAAAATGATAATGGAGCGCATGACTGGGCTAGTGCTAGAGATGGTGTGCCTGAAGTTTCTTCAAACCTTGAAGGTTCTTCATCTCCTGAGACTGAAAACATGGCCTTAAAAATAGACTACAGTATTAGCAGTTCAAGCAGTATCAAGTCTATTACAACTAAAAGAAAACATACAGATGTGGCGACAGTTGATACAGATTTTACACAACAAACTATTAGGCACTTATATAAAGATTATGAGTTTAACACTATTTCTCAAGAGTTCAGATATGAAGCTAAACTATCAGATATAAAAATGGTTTCAGGGGTCTATTTTGATAAAGAAGATAATGATATTTATATAAAATCAATTACTATGTTTGACCCTACAGGTTCTAGAGGCAAACCTCAGAACTTATCTTCACATAGTATTGGTGTTTTTGGAAATATTATCTATCCTTTTGCTGATAGCTGGTCTCTTAACACTGGAATTAGATATGACAAAGAAGATAAATCTATAGAGGTAAAGAGTACAAATATACAATTAAATAAGAGTTGGAGTCATATTTCACCTAAAATATCACTTCAATACACATTTGATAAAAGCAGTATGACTTATATAACTATTGCCAATGGCTATAGAGCTGGTGGATTTAACCCCCATGCAACACAAAATAAAAAATCCTATGATGAAGAGTCTCTACTCTCTTATGAGTTAGGCTATAAAGGAATGTTTTTTAGTAATACAATCAAGTTTAATGCTAGTGCTTACTACATGAGTATCAATGATATGCAGGTTGAAGAGACTTTAATTCCAGGTATTGTATATATGGTAAACGCAGCAAGTGCGACTTCAAAAGGAGTTGAATTAGAATTTGAAGCATTACTAAATAGTGAATTTACATTTTTTGCTAATGGTGGCTTTAATGATACTACCTTCGATAAATTTACGGACCATACAGGTGATTATAGTGGAAATACAAATCCGTATGCTCCAAAATATAACTTTAACTTAGGTACACAGTATAGAAATAGTTCAGGATACTACGGAAGAGTTGATTTGAATGGCTATGGCAAAACTTACTTTGATAAAGCAAATAAATACTATCAAGATGCCTATGAATTAGTCAATATTAAAATAGGATATGAAGCAGAACATTACGATATATATCTGTATGCAGACAACTTATTTGACAAGGAGCATAATGCACCTGGTGCTTACTTCAGAGGAACAACAACTATCTTTAAACAAGAGAGAGAAGTTGGTATAAAACTGGCATATAGATATTAA
- a CDS encoding efflux RND transporter permease subunit, which yields MNITRLAIRNNRLTYFLVFALMAFGISTYFKLPKAQDPGFTIRTVAITTYLPGASPDRVEQLVTDKIEQVIQQMPELDNVTSDSQMGVSIINATFKDEYKEMQPIFDKVRRKVETVQGDLPSEASIPQVDDEYGDVFGMVYTLSGDGFSYIELKDIADEIRNNLLLLKQVAKVDIHGNQKEVIFVEYNNAKLQKLGLSPDSLRNTLKNINILSSGGNVLIGSERIALEPSGNFESLEDIKRAVINIPNSSEMLYLEDIANVYAGYKDPKESAVHANGKPALVIAVSMKDGGNILELGKKLKSVMPILEERYPHGLRVEAVAFQPDLVETSVNGFMSNLAQSVITVFIVIFVFLGFRTGITVALLVPVVMAITFVAMDYFAIGINKMSLAALIIALGLLVDNGIVMAEGILVRLQKGEDKKEAVIATGGEMLIPLLVSSLTTSAAFLPILIAQSALSEFTGDIAKVVTIALILSWVIALTFIPLLAQQIIKIKIKNNDDKGMFSGKGYSIYRKILAISLKFKLLVLALIIMLFVLSINGLGIVAKVFIPPSTDPIINAKFDMPIGTSIETTEQIAYDIEKYLQEEWLVTEENKVGVTTWMTFIGTGAPKFVLGYTPGSPSSRHIAMVLNITDYRLITKLSQALEKHIQVKYPDLQLQLKKLENGPPVGYPVSIRIQGKDQDVLYKIVSDLKEQLYSIPDVASVIDDWGPPTKKLLVKVNQERAFRAGVTSQDVALSLESSLSGIDLTQYRKGETLIPVTLRSVQSDRQDISKLDGITIYASASGSQVPLKQVADVEMVWQAGLIKRRGRLKTITVDVQLIPGASVTTVNNILVPWLVNDAKKWPQGYKYEQGGEAEASNDAAASIIGGLPMAGMIIVLLLIGQFNSIRKMVIVLLTIPLGMIGVTSGLIIAKTTFGFFTILGIVALAGIIINNAIVLLDRIKIEIEENELTPQNAIFEAAQQRLRPILLTTATTVGGMLPLWISHDPMFETMAVAIIFGLLFATVLTLVFVPIMYSLLFRVSFKDWRYK from the coding sequence ATGAATATTACTCGCTTAGCCATTCGCAATAATCGTCTGACTTATTTTTTAGTATTTGCCTTAATGGCATTTGGAATAAGTACTTACTTTAAGCTTCCAAAAGCTCAAGACCCTGGATTTACAATTCGGACTGTGGCTATAACGACTTATCTTCCAGGCGCTAGTCCTGATAGAGTTGAACAGTTAGTTACAGATAAGATTGAACAAGTAATTCAACAGATGCCTGAACTTGATAATGTAACAAGTGATTCCCAAATGGGCGTTTCTATTATCAACGCTACCTTTAAAGATGAATACAAGGAAATGCAACCTATCTTTGATAAAGTACGAAGAAAAGTTGAAACAGTTCAAGGTGACTTGCCAAGTGAGGCTAGCATTCCTCAAGTTGATGATGAGTATGGCGATGTATTTGGCATGGTATATACTTTAAGCGGAGACGGTTTCAGTTATATAGAATTGAAAGATATAGCAGATGAAATACGCAATAACCTTTTACTTCTTAAGCAAGTCGCGAAAGTTGATATTCATGGTAATCAAAAAGAGGTAATTTTTGTAGAGTATAACAATGCCAAACTGCAAAAATTGGGTCTCTCGCCAGATTCATTACGCAATACCTTAAAAAATATAAATATCTTAAGCTCCGGAGGTAATGTTTTAATTGGTTCTGAGCGCATCGCATTAGAACCAAGTGGAAATTTTGAATCGCTTGAAGATATAAAACGCGCTGTTATTAATATTCCAAATAGTTCTGAAATGCTCTATCTTGAAGATATCGCAAATGTCTATGCTGGATATAAAGATCCTAAAGAGAGCGCTGTTCATGCCAATGGAAAACCAGCGCTAGTTATAGCTGTATCCATGAAAGATGGTGGTAATATTTTAGAACTTGGTAAAAAGCTAAAGAGTGTTATGCCTATTCTTGAAGAACGCTATCCTCATGGACTTAGAGTTGAAGCTGTTGCTTTTCAGCCAGACTTAGTTGAGACAAGCGTCAATGGTTTTATGAGTAACCTTGCGCAGTCAGTTATAACGGTATTTATTGTAATTTTTGTATTTCTAGGTTTTAGAACTGGTATTACCGTTGCACTTCTTGTCCCTGTTGTTATGGCAATTACATTTGTTGCAATGGACTATTTTGCAATAGGCATAAACAAAATGTCTCTAGCCGCTTTAATTATTGCCTTGGGATTATTGGTAGACAACGGTATTGTAATGGCGGAAGGTATTCTTGTTCGTTTGCAAAAGGGTGAAGATAAGAAAGAAGCTGTTATTGCTACTGGGGGAGAGATGCTAATTCCTCTTCTTGTCTCTTCTTTGACAACATCAGCAGCATTTTTACCAATTTTAATAGCACAATCTGCACTAAGCGAGTTTACTGGTGATATTGCAAAAGTTGTTACCATCGCATTAATACTCTCTTGGGTAATAGCATTGACATTTATTCCATTATTAGCACAGCAAATTATAAAAATTAAAATAAAAAACAATGATGATAAAGGTATGTTTTCAGGTAAGGGCTATAGTATTTACAGAAAAATCTTAGCTATTTCATTGAAGTTTAAACTTCTTGTTCTTGCACTTATTATTATGTTATTTGTGTTAAGTATTAATGGGCTTGGCATCGTTGCAAAAGTATTTATTCCACCTTCAACTGATCCGATTATTAATGCAAAATTTGATATGCCTATTGGCACATCAATTGAAACAACTGAACAAATTGCTTATGATATAGAGAAGTATCTCCAAGAAGAATGGCTTGTTACAGAAGAAAATAAAGTTGGGGTTACTACTTGGATGACTTTTATTGGTACAGGGGCACCAAAATTTGTACTTGGTTATACTCCAGGATCACCTAGTTCTAGGCATATTGCAATGGTTCTAAATATTACTGATTATAGATTAATTACCAAACTTTCTCAGGCATTAGAAAAGCATATTCAAGTGAAATATCCAGACCTTCAGCTACAATTAAAAAAACTTGAAAATGGTCCTCCTGTTGGCTACCCAGTTTCTATTAGAATACAAGGAAAAGATCAAGATGTTTTGTATAAAATTGTTTCTGATTTAAAAGAACAGCTCTATAGTATTCCAGATGTCGCATCTGTAATTGATGACTGGGGTCCACCTACTAAAAAACTATTAGTAAAAGTTAATCAAGAAAGAGCGTTCAGAGCGGGTGTAACAAGTCAGGATGTTGCTCTATCTCTAGAATCAAGTCTTTCAGGTATTGATTTAACTCAATATCGTAAAGGTGAAACTTTGATACCTGTTACGCTGCGTTCTGTTCAATCTGACAGACAAGACATAAGTAAACTTGACGGTATTACTATTTATGCCTCAGCTTCTGGGTCACAGGTACCACTTAAGCAGGTAGCAGATGTTGAGATGGTTTGGCAAGCAGGGCTTATTAAGCGTCGTGGTAGACTTAAAACTATCACTGTTGATGTGCAACTTATCCCAGGGGCATCGGTAACTACTGTTAATAATATCTTAGTTCCATGGTTAGTTAATGATGCAAAAAAATGGCCACAAGGTTACAAGTATGAACAAGGGGGTGAAGCAGAAGCTTCCAATGATGCAGCAGCATCTATTATCGGTGGATTACCTATGGCTGGAATGATTATAGTTCTACTGCTGATAGGACAATTTAACTCTATTCGTAAAATGGTTATTGTCCTGCTAACTATTCCTTTAGGAATGATAGGTGTTACATCTGGATTAATAATTGCTAAAACAACTTTTGGATTTTTTACAATTCTTGGTATAGTAGCCTTGGCGGGTATTATTATCAATAATGCTATTGTTTTACTTGATCGTATTAAGATTGAGATAGAAGAGAATGAGCTAACACCGCAAAATGCTATTTTTGAAGCTGCTCAGCAAAGATTGCGACCTATTTTGCTGACTACTGCCACAACTGTGGGTGGAATGCTTCCTCTTTGGATTTCTCATGATCCTATGTTTGAAACAATGGCAGTAGCGATTATATTTGGTCTTCTGTTTGCTACTGTTTTGACACTAGTATTTGTGCCAATTATGTATTCCCTACTATTTCGAGTTTCGTTTAAAGATTGGCGATATAAATAG
- a CDS encoding TSUP family transporter yields the protein MEFSTEILLILFFVGILAGIIDTIAGGGGLITIPALLFAGMPPATALGTNKLQSVFGTFTASLYFIRKKMIKLKDMKLMIIIAFCSSIFGGWALLKIDSSLLIKIVPILLILIGIFFLLSKDIGKVEKHKIVSTVFFTFTFIVIISFYDGFFGPGTGSFFTIAFIYLLGNNILQATAQTKILNFATNLGSLLIFSFLGEIYLWIGLVMGFGQIIGATIGAKLVISKGQKLIRPLVVIISFAMSFKLLFYS from the coding sequence ATGGAATTTTCAACAGAAATATTATTAATTTTATTTTTTGTGGGGATACTTGCAGGAATAATAGATACTATAGCAGGTGGAGGTGGATTAATAACTATCCCCGCACTATTATTTGCAGGTATGCCTCCAGCAACAGCACTTGGAACAAATAAATTACAGTCAGTTTTTGGTACTTTTACTGCTTCTCTGTATTTCATTAGAAAAAAAATGATTAAATTAAAAGATATGAAATTAATGATTATTATTGCTTTTTGTAGTTCCATATTTGGAGGATGGGCTTTATTAAAAATTGATTCATCTTTGCTAATTAAAATTGTTCCTATTCTTTTAATTTTAATTGGAATATTTTTTTTATTATCTAAAGATATCGGTAAAGTAGAAAAACATAAAATAGTATCAACTGTTTTTTTCACATTTACATTTATAGTAATAATAAGTTTTTATGATGGTTTCTTTGGACCTGGTACAGGTTCATTTTTTACGATTGCTTTTATATATTTATTAGGTAACAATATATTACAAGCTACAGCACAAACAAAAATATTAAATTTTGCCACAAATTTAGGTTCATTATTGATTTTTTCTTTTTTAGGAGAAATATATTTATGGATTGGATTAGTTATGGGATTTGGTCAAATAATTGGTGCAACTATAGGTGCTAAACTAGTTATATCAAAAGGACAAAAATTAATACGACCACTTGTAGTAATTATTAGTTTTGCGATGTCTTTTAAATTATTATTCTATTCATAA
- a CDS encoding class I SAM-dependent methyltransferase, with protein MENGINRYIKMLLEQNKTEVLAIALQLKLFNYLEKQDMSLECLVKELNTNAKNTNTLLKALAMIDLIYKKDDFYKNTEVTKKYFIYAASTYCGDVFLHRNEMLNHGRKAMSSLVSEGAKDVAMAKNPKKWATASRKFLKQEQTNLISKSVVEIVKNLKEYPKMTKMLDLGCASGVLGLEIVKSHPTMKGVLFDFPDVTDVVSTHIKEYNLEDKVSILCGDIQNDNIGSRYDLIWCSNIFYFLDNKTDVLEKIYKALNPNGILVSAHVEVGEEPQEYEDSFFYFLGLNLQGRTIFKPMELSNILEHTGFRTINSYTTSEFPMTPTQIHIAKK; from the coding sequence ATGGAAAATGGAATAAACAGATATATAAAAATGTTACTTGAACAAAATAAGACAGAGGTTTTAGCTATCGCTTTACAGTTGAAGCTTTTTAACTACTTAGAAAAGCAAGATATGAGTCTGGAGTGTTTAGTAAAAGAGTTAAATACTAATGCTAAAAATACAAATACCCTCTTAAAAGCACTGGCCATGATAGACCTAATATACAAAAAGGATGATTTTTATAAAAACACAGAAGTAACTAAAAAATACTTTATATACGCTGCTTCTACATATTGTGGAGATGTCTTTTTGCACAGAAATGAGATGTTAAATCATGGAAGAAAAGCTATGTCTAGCCTTGTAAGTGAAGGTGCTAAAGATGTGGCAATGGCTAAAAATCCTAAAAAATGGGCAACTGCTTCAAGAAAATTTTTAAAACAAGAACAGACTAATCTTATCTCAAAAAGTGTAGTTGAAATCGTAAAAAACTTAAAAGAGTATCCAAAGATGACTAAGATGTTAGATCTAGGTTGTGCTTCAGGGGTTTTAGGCTTGGAAATAGTAAAGTCACATCCAACTATGAAAGGTGTTCTTTTTGATTTCCCTGATGTTACAGATGTCGTTTCAACTCATATAAAGGAGTATAACTTAGAAGATAAAGTATCCATTTTGTGTGGCGATATTCAAAACGATAATATAGGAAGTAGATATGACTTAATTTGGTGTAGTAATATATTTTATTTTTTAGATAACAAAACAGATGTTTTAGAAAAAATATATAAAGCACTCAATCCAAATGGGATTTTAGTAAGTGCGCATGTAGAGGTTGGAGAAGAACCTCAAGAATATGAAGATAGCTTTTTTTATTTTCTAGGACTCAATCTCCAAGGAAGAACTATTTTTAAACCGATGGAGCTATCTAATATTTTAGAACATACAGGGTTTAGAACTATAAACTCATATACAACATCAGAATTCCCTATGACTCCAACTCAAATACATATAGCAAAAAAATAA
- a CDS encoding MFS transporter, which yields MDKALFKKNILFGTLYTAFLAPFIFFMLGLPMILQIEGFEASLIGMFQMVGLPSVIKFSLSPPIDKFVFEKNHYKKWIIGTGVIYAVLLFSISFLSLKDDLYIVLIVIMLTTLVSTFIDIPLNALSIKIFTKEERFVAGSYKASSYFVAGILGAGVFLLFYNHIGWRNTFMIMSAMVLVALLILMLISESDEIIKEKKVSFETILSFFTQKNIGIWIFLLSFYFAFYTTPICQDNFFKNLIP from the coding sequence ATGGATAAAGCATTATTTAAAAAGAATATTTTGTTTGGAACACTTTACACTGCATTTTTAGCTCCTTTCATATTTTTTATGTTAGGGCTACCTATGATACTTCAGATAGAAGGCTTTGAAGCTTCTCTTATTGGGATGTTTCAGATGGTTGGACTCCCTAGTGTAATAAAATTTTCACTCTCCCCTCCCATTGATAAGTTTGTGTTTGAGAAAAATCATTACAAAAAATGGATAATTGGTACTGGTGTTATTTATGCTGTACTTTTATTTTCTATAAGTTTTTTATCTTTAAAAGATGATTTGTACATAGTTCTGATTGTAATTATGCTAACAACCTTAGTATCAACCTTTATAGATATTCCTCTAAACGCTCTGTCCATAAAGATATTTACAAAAGAAGAGAGATTTGTAGCAGGTTCATATAAGGCTAGTTCTTATTTTGTTGCAGGTATCTTAGGTGCTGGAGTATTTTTACTCTTTTATAATCATATAGGTTGGAGAAATACTTTTATGATTATGTCTGCAATGGTTTTAGTCGCTCTACTTATTTTAATGTTAATAAGTGAGAGTGATGAGATAATAAAAGAAAAAAAAGTATCTTTTGAGACGATTCTATCATTTTTTACACAAAAAAATATAGGAATTTGGATATTTCTGTTATCTTTTTATTTTGCATTTTATACTACCCCAATATGTCAAGACAACTTTTTCAAAAATCTAATTCCCTAA
- a CDS encoding MFS transporter, with protein MSAVWIFMKPYLISKGINADEVAMYVGIYGSGVGFIGGVLASFISKKFSKKTVLISFAIFNVVAIVILIFIENYQLTIPLLLLAVTFTALAIALSSAIIFSMIMDYSRDTSRGVDYAVASSLFSFTRIISAVIAGIIISNMGFGMMFLFEMIGMILVVFIIFRFYKEQEV; from the coding sequence ATAAGTGCTGTATGGATTTTTATGAAACCTTACCTCATAAGCAAAGGAATAAATGCTGATGAAGTAGCTATGTATGTAGGTATTTACGGAAGTGGGGTAGGCTTTATAGGTGGTGTCCTGGCTAGTTTTATATCTAAAAAATTCAGTAAAAAGACGGTACTTATAAGCTTTGCAATATTTAATGTTGTTGCCATTGTAATCCTTATTTTTATAGAAAATTATCAATTAACGATACCATTACTACTTCTAGCCGTCACATTTACAGCACTAGCCATCGCACTGTCTTCTGCGATCATTTTTTCTATGATTATGGACTATAGTCGCGATACTTCAAGAGGGGTTGACTATGCAGTTGCGTCAAGCTTGTTTTCATTTACGAGGATTATATCTGCTGTAATCGCTGGTATAATCATTTCAAATATGGGATTTGGTATGATGTTCTTATTTGAAATGATAGGAATGATTTTAGTTGTTTTCATCATTTTTAGGTTTTATAAAGAGCAAGAAGTATAG
- a CDS encoding efflux RND transporter periplasmic adaptor subunit — protein MLKTLQNKKKKYCLIILPLIVLSFTACEDKKSSEEIVKTLRPVKFITVDISANGRSHTYFGTSQAEHEADLSFRVSGIIQKISVKVGDKLKRGDAIAGLEKVSFELEVDKQRSSLAQMKADSRKARSNYQRTKELYENNNISIEELESARTSAESARAQEASSKKTLKQKELDLKYTQLRSREKCSVSEVFKELHENVTAGEHIVSVACGKVNEVKIAVPENYINSIKKGMFAKVKFNSITNTEFSAKVTEVSVRSSTSTTFPVILTLNESYDSNIRSGMAAEVTFIDNKKDKKSSNIYLPPIAVGEDVQGRYIFVLIASKTAGEGIIKRKPVRIGELTSSGIEILEGVQAGDKVVTAGMSVIRDDLIVKMD, from the coding sequence ATGTTAAAAACACTTCAGAATAAGAAAAAAAAATATTGTTTAATAATACTACCTTTAATAGTATTGTCTTTTACAGCTTGTGAAGATAAAAAAAGCTCAGAAGAAATTGTAAAAACTCTTCGTCCTGTTAAGTTTATAACAGTAGATATATCAGCAAATGGGCGTTCTCATACCTACTTTGGTACATCACAAGCTGAACATGAGGCAGACCTTAGTTTTAGAGTGAGTGGTATCATTCAAAAGATCTCCGTTAAAGTAGGTGATAAGCTTAAACGCGGGGATGCTATTGCAGGTCTTGAAAAGGTCTCATTTGAACTAGAGGTAGACAAACAACGCTCATCATTAGCACAGATGAAAGCTGATAGTAGAAAGGCAAGATCAAACTATCAACGGACTAAAGAGTTATACGAAAATAATAATATTTCTATAGAAGAGCTTGAGTCTGCTAGAACATCCGCAGAATCTGCGCGTGCTCAAGAGGCTTCTTCAAAAAAGACTTTAAAACAAAAAGAACTTGACCTGAAATATACACAATTACGAAGTAGGGAAAAGTGTTCAGTATCCGAAGTATTTAAAGAGCTTCATGAAAATGTTACAGCAGGGGAGCATATTGTTAGTGTTGCTTGTGGTAAAGTCAATGAAGTAAAGATAGCAGTTCCTGAAAACTACATCAATAGTATTAAAAAAGGCATGTTTGCTAAAGTTAAATTTAATTCAATAACTAATACTGAGTTTAGTGCCAAAGTTACAGAAGTAAGTGTTAGATCTTCAACAAGTACAACATTTCCAGTTATATTAACTCTCAATGAGAGCTATGACTCAAATATACGCTCAGGAATGGCAGCTGAAGTAACATTTATTGACAATAAAAAAGATAAAAAAAGTTCTAATATATATCTTCCTCCTATTGCAGTAGGAGAGGATGTTCAAGGGCGTTATATCTTTGTTCTTATAGCATCTAAAACTGCTGGAGAAGGCATCATTAAGAGAAAACCAGTTCGCATTGGTGAATTAACTTCATCTGGGATTGAAATACTCGAAGGAGTTCAAGCAGGAGACAAGGTTGTAACAGCAGGAATGAGCGTCATTCGCGATGACTTGATTGTCAAAATGGATTAA
- a CDS encoding IS3 family transposase, which yields MSRKRTTYTAEFKTKLVLEVLKEDKTLNEIASVNNITPKNLQNWKKIFLENAEVAMEPAKVIKEYKEENVRLQAKLDEYAKVVGQLTVEKDWAVGKLSSLDSSYKKELIDRDENKALSVVKQCNLINYNRSNLFYAPMVNLAKNVIKKHIEKVFEEIPSYGYMKVYHQLLEDGFRVSPNTVLAYRRELGLQAVLAVRPPNTSWADKQHHKYSYKIRGLDIVRANQVWSTDITYIKIKGGMVYMAAIIDWYSKAILSWRISNTMDTDLVMGVLDEALALYGKPEIFNTDQGSQYTSCIHTQTLKDNDIIISMDGKGRATDNICIERFWRSAKVEKIYLNEYERVSILKSDVKDYIEFYNHRRFHETLKYKKPMNVYYDSLKINDENYTKSSENVA from the coding sequence ATGAGTCGAAAAAGAACAACATATACAGCAGAATTCAAGACAAAGTTAGTTTTAGAAGTTTTAAAAGAAGATAAGACACTAAATGAAATAGCAAGTGTAAATAATATCACACCAAAAAACTTACAAAATTGGAAGAAGATATTTTTGGAAAATGCAGAAGTTGCGATGGAACCTGCAAAAGTAATTAAAGAGTACAAAGAAGAGAATGTAAGATTACAAGCTAAACTTGATGAATATGCAAAGGTTGTAGGTCAACTAACAGTAGAGAAGGACTGGGCGGTGGGAAAGTTAAGCAGCTTGGACTCTAGCTATAAAAAGGAGTTGATTGATAGAGATGAAAATAAGGCATTATCAGTTGTAAAACAATGTAATCTTATTAACTATAACAGAAGTAATTTGTTCTATGCACCAATGGTAAATCTTGCTAAAAATGTAATTAAAAAACATATAGAAAAAGTATTTGAAGAGATACCAAGCTATGGCTATATGAAAGTGTATCATCAACTACTAGAGGATGGTTTTCGTGTCAGTCCCAACACAGTGCTGGCATACCGTAGAGAGTTAGGTTTACAGGCTGTTTTAGCTGTAAGACCACCAAATACAAGCTGGGCGGACAAGCAACATCATAAATACTCTTACAAAATAAGAGGATTAGATATCGTAAGAGCAAACCAAGTATGGTCAACAGATATAACCTATATTAAAATTAAAGGTGGTATGGTCTATATGGCTGCCATAATTGATTGGTATTCTAAAGCAATATTATCTTGGCGAATATCCAACACAATGGATACAGATTTAGTCATGGGTGTACTAGATGAAGCACTCGCACTCTATGGTAAGCCTGAGATATTTAATACTGATCAAGGGTCACAATATACAAGCTGTATCCACACTCAAACATTAAAAGATAATGACATAATTATCTCTATGGATGGTAAAGGTAGAGCAACAGATAATATTTGTATTGAGAGGTTCTGGAGAAGTGCTAAAGTTGAAAAAATATACCTCAATGAATATGAGAGAGTATCAATTCTCAAAAGTGATGTTAAGGATTATATAGAATTTTATAATCATAGAAGATTTCATGAGACATTGAAATATAAAAAACCTATGAATGTTTATTATGATAGTTTAAAAATCAATGATGAGAATTACACTAAATCTAGTGAAAATGTAGCATAG